From Butyricimonas paravirosa, one genomic window encodes:
- the cobT gene encoding nicotinate-nucleotide--dimethylbenzimidazole phosphoribosyltransferase, giving the protein MRSFTIKETDKALSEALIDKINNLTKPKGSLGLLEKTAHQIGLIQQTLSPELRNPQNIIFAADHGIVKEGVSFSAPEVTAQMIFNFIKGGAGVNMFSRQHHFGIKLVDCGVNADFEPMEGLIDRKIRKGTSNYLYEAAMTPEEFDRAIEIGVEIVDMVHDEGSNVVSFGEMGIANTSSSSLWMTYLTGIPLSDCVGAGSGLSREGVEHKYNVLKRCMENYKGDGTPKDIIRYFGGFEMVAAVGGMLRAAELGMVIIVDGFIMTNCVLAGKMLYPALTDYCIYGHQGDECGHKLVLDFLHAQPLLNLGLRLGEGTGAICAYPLLVSAVNMINEMASFKAAAVTKYFK; this is encoded by the coding sequence ATGAGAAGTTTTACAATAAAAGAGACCGACAAGGCTTTGTCGGAGGCTTTGATAGATAAGATTAATAATTTGACCAAGCCCAAGGGATCTTTGGGATTACTTGAAAAAACAGCACACCAGATCGGGTTGATACAGCAAACGCTTTCCCCGGAGTTACGGAACCCCCAGAATATTATTTTTGCTGCCGATCACGGGATCGTGAAAGAGGGGGTTAGCTTTTCGGCTCCGGAAGTGACCGCCCAGATGATTTTTAATTTCATCAAAGGGGGGGCTGGGGTGAATATGTTTTCCCGTCAGCATCATTTCGGGATTAAATTGGTGGATTGTGGGGTAAATGCGGATTTCGAACCTATGGAAGGGCTGATTGATCGTAAAATCCGTAAGGGAACTTCAAATTATTTGTACGAGGCCGCCATGACCCCGGAAGAATTTGACCGGGCAATCGAGATCGGAGTGGAGATCGTGGATATGGTTCATGATGAGGGTTCGAACGTGGTGAGTTTCGGGGAAATGGGGATTGCCAACACCTCTTCTTCTTCCCTGTGGATGACTTACTTGACAGGTATTCCTTTGAGCGATTGTGTCGGAGCGGGTAGTGGGTTGTCTAGGGAAGGCGTTGAACACAAGTATAATGTGTTGAAACGGTGTATGGAAAATTACAAGGGGGATGGAACTCCGAAAGACATTATCCGTTATTTTGGCGGCTTTGAAATGGTGGCTGCCGTGGGAGGTATGCTGCGTGCTGCCGAATTGGGTATGGTTATTATCGTGGATGGCTTTATCATGACGAATTGTGTACTTGCCGGAAAGATGTTGTACCCCGCCTTAACGGATTATTGCATCTATGGTCACCAAGGTGACGAGTGTGGGCATAAATTAGTTTTGGACTTCCTACACGCCCAACCTTTATTAAATCTCGGTTTGCGCCTAGGTGAAGGGACTGGAGCTATTTGCGCTTATCCCTTACTCGTTTCAGCCGTGAACATGATCAACGAAATGGCCTCTTTCAAGGCGGCAGCAGTAACGAAATACTTTAAGTAA
- a CDS encoding IS256 family transposase, which produces MEFTHEQISEIISEITNGELGLQGLVKQGLESLMLSERDLHNETRGDVSNGFRGRRVCHGGKVFELRVPRSRNNHFYPMLLGVLKDQEEEAQKLVSSLYCSGLTTEQVGKIYEQFYGKHYSKSQVSRLLNTAREDVNAWLGRELDNRYPIIYIDATYVLTRRDDSVSNEAYYTVLGVKEDRTREVLAVVNFPTESATNWKDVFEDLKERGVAVIDLLVCDGLPGIENVLAETFPKADLQLCTVHLKRNIAGKVKPRDKKQVMEELKQVCAPDQWEISPEKAFEKFKEFIARWQKSYPVLKRYCHDRYRFYFTYFKYEREIRGMIYTTNWIERLNRDYKRVINMRGAMPNPQAVILLMGTVAQNADIYKYPIYNFLESRLFY; this is translated from the coding sequence ATGGAATTTACACATGAACAAATCTCGGAAATAATTTCCGAAATCACAAACGGTGAACTAGGTTTACAAGGCTTGGTTAAACAAGGTTTAGAGAGTTTAATGTTATCGGAACGTGATCTTCATAACGAGACACGTGGTGACGTGAGTAACGGTTTTCGTGGTCGTCGAGTATGTCATGGCGGTAAGGTCTTCGAACTTCGGGTCCCGCGTAGTCGTAACAACCATTTTTACCCGATGTTACTGGGGGTGCTAAAAGACCAGGAAGAAGAGGCTCAAAAGCTAGTGAGTAGCCTTTATTGCAGCGGTTTAACCACGGAACAGGTGGGTAAAATTTACGAGCAATTTTACGGCAAACATTACAGTAAAAGCCAGGTTAGCCGCTTGTTGAACACGGCCCGCGAGGATGTAAATGCCTGGCTAGGTCGTGAACTGGATAATCGTTACCCGATAATTTACATCGATGCCACCTATGTCCTCACCCGTCGTGATGATTCCGTTTCCAACGAGGCTTACTACACGGTTTTGGGGGTGAAAGAAGACCGAACCCGCGAGGTGCTGGCCGTGGTGAATTTCCCCACGGAAAGTGCCACGAACTGGAAGGACGTGTTTGAAGACCTCAAGGAAAGAGGCGTGGCCGTGATTGATCTCCTGGTGTGTGATGGATTGCCCGGTATTGAAAACGTGCTGGCAGAAACCTTTCCAAAAGCAGATTTACAATTATGTACCGTGCACCTGAAGAGGAATATAGCTGGGAAAGTCAAGCCCAGGGACAAGAAACAGGTCATGGAAGAACTCAAGCAGGTTTGCGCTCCCGACCAGTGGGAGATCTCCCCGGAAAAGGCTTTCGAAAAATTTAAAGAGTTTATTGCCAGGTGGCAGAAAAGTTATCCCGTTTTGAAAAGATATTGCCACGACAGGTACAGGTTCTATTTCACCTACTTCAAGTACGAGAGGGAAATCAGGGGGATGATTTACACCACAAACTGGATCGAAAGGCTGAACAGGGATTACAAGAGGGTCATCAACATGAGGGGCGCCATGCCAAACCCCCAAGCCGTTATTCTCCTAATGGGAACGGTAGCCCAAAATGCAGATATTTATAAATATCCTATTTATAATTTTTTAGAATCAAGATTATTTTATTGA
- a CDS encoding Mfa1 family fimbria major subunit (Members of this family are fimbrial shaft proteins (major subunit proteins), found in the Bacteriodetes. The family is named for Mfa1 from Porphyromonas gingivalis, and is related to but distinct from the family of FimA from the species.): MKRMWNYFASILVMGLFAGCSNDTLTGDDPDGELNGSKDAVYMNVSVQLPAGGGIARSETNTPENGDYGTSTGGTEEGKDYENNVGEVLLVLATTDDKFIAHSIVEETNNAIKVLTESSFNTTKKISKSILGDYYSKDNVDPNGNLKNDEIHVYVFCNPTQDLKTVITAATQGSTDWVNAIANVSEEIWKEKSFLMSNAVIAKKKLPKKLDYWNDYTSESKAFDLSGNNGNGTDKEVNNAGAIKVERSVARFDFKDASEGGDNTYNVVKRNDQTIMQIQLQKMALVNMSKEFYYLRRVSENGEKEGWNICGVETAENYVVDTDYDYKKVTDVDVNTYEEHFMYPLGNVTDGVWKIDVAARGQWDTYDIADVLKGTEDNYNKKEYKIWRYVTENTIPGIPQQKQGFSTGIVFKGKMMAPEGADPESSLVQALDSKNITGDPKKDKILYTYLTNIYVTWKEVRAAALESGASREFYKAVFGAPKNAEDICVEEDGDVKKVAVYSNDPESPDYLWNQWHENNINNNAYWDSFRKAAVKSLFTIYQSSSEEGSVPGYYCYYFYWNRHNDNGELGQMGPMEFAVVRNNVYKLAVTGINKLGHPRISDNDPDPVDPDDPDESGDVYLTLSVEVLPWTVRINNIEF; the protein is encoded by the coding sequence ATGAAAAGAATGTGGAATTATTTCGCGAGCATTCTCGTGATGGGTCTGTTCGCCGGGTGTAGCAATGACACCCTTACAGGTGATGATCCAGACGGAGAACTGAATGGATCTAAAGATGCCGTTTACATGAATGTATCGGTACAGCTCCCTGCCGGGGGAGGGATCGCTCGTAGTGAAACGAACACACCGGAAAATGGAGATTATGGAACCAGTACGGGTGGAACTGAAGAGGGGAAGGACTACGAGAATAACGTGGGAGAAGTTTTGCTCGTGTTGGCAACAACAGATGACAAATTTATCGCTCATAGTATCGTGGAGGAAACGAATAACGCCATAAAAGTATTGACGGAGTCATCTTTCAACACGACTAAAAAAATCAGTAAATCGATATTGGGTGATTATTATTCTAAGGATAATGTAGATCCCAACGGGAATTTGAAAAACGATGAAATTCACGTTTATGTATTCTGTAATCCCACGCAGGACTTGAAAACTGTAATTACTGCAGCAACACAGGGGTCAACAGATTGGGTGAATGCGATCGCCAATGTTTCGGAAGAGATTTGGAAAGAAAAAAGTTTTTTGATGTCTAATGCCGTAATTGCGAAAAAGAAATTACCTAAAAAATTGGATTATTGGAATGATTACACATCCGAGAGTAAAGCGTTCGATTTGTCTGGGAATAACGGTAATGGTACCGATAAGGAAGTTAATAACGCTGGGGCTATAAAAGTGGAACGTTCCGTTGCTCGTTTTGATTTTAAAGATGCAAGTGAAGGCGGGGATAATACTTATAATGTTGTCAAAAGAAATGATCAAACCATCATGCAAATTCAATTGCAAAAGATGGCATTGGTGAACATGAGTAAGGAATTCTATTACTTGCGCCGTGTCTCTGAAAATGGAGAGAAGGAAGGTTGGAATATTTGTGGAGTAGAAACTGCAGAGAACTACGTGGTAGACACAGATTACGATTATAAAAAAGTGACGGATGTTGATGTAAATACTTATGAGGAGCATTTCATGTATCCTCTTGGAAATGTGACTGATGGTGTGTGGAAAATAGATGTGGCGGCACGCGGACAATGGGATACTTATGATATTGCTGATGTATTGAAGGGTACAGAAGATAATTATAATAAAAAAGAATATAAGATTTGGCGTTATGTAACGGAAAATACCATACCCGGGATACCACAGCAAAAACAAGGGTTTTCTACCGGAATTGTTTTTAAAGGTAAAATGATGGCACCCGAAGGTGCAGATCCAGAATCTTCTTTGGTACAGGCTCTTGATTCTAAAAATATTACGGGAGATCCTAAGAAAGATAAAATACTTTACACGTATTTGACGAATATTTATGTGACTTGGAAAGAAGTACGTGCCGCAGCATTAGAATCTGGGGCTAGCAGAGAATTTTATAAGGCTGTATTTGGAGCACCTAAAAATGCGGAAGATATTTGTGTAGAGGAAGATGGTGACGTAAAGAAAGTGGCAGTATATAGTAATGATCCTGAGAGTCCTGATTATTTATGGAATCAATGGCATGAAAATAACATAAATAATAATGCGTATTGGGATAGCTTCAGAAAGGCTGCGGTAAAATCCTTGTTTACCATTTACCAGTCTAGTAGTGAAGAGGGTAGTGTTCCCGGGTATTATTGTTATTATTTCTATTGGAACCGGCATAACGATAATGGGGAACTCGGACAAATGGGGCCGATGGAGTTTGCCGTGGTACGTAATAATGTTTACAAGTTAGCAGTTACGGGAATAAATAAACTCGGTCATCCGCGGATCTCGGATAACGATCCGGATCCCGTAGATCCGGATGATCCGGATGAAAGTGGCGATGTTTACTTGACGCTTTCCGTAGAAGTATTGCCTTGGACAGTTCGTATAAATAATATCGAATTTTAA
- a CDS encoding DUF3575 domain-containing protein: protein MNLRFYVVLFSCLFLGVGARSQEVAIKSNLLYDATATVNLGLEFRLAPKWTLDVSGNYNGWTFSENRKWKHWLVQPEARYWFCDRFSGHFLGGHLLGGKYNVGKLKNNISFLGSDFSRLKDRRYQGWFLGIGAVYGYSWILSKHWNFEAEIGFGYVYTRYDVYPCTSCGTSMAKDRTHHYVGPTKAALNFVYLF from the coding sequence ATGAATCTAAGATTTTATGTAGTCTTGTTTTCATGTTTGTTTCTCGGCGTGGGAGCAAGAAGCCAAGAGGTTGCCATAAAAAGTAATTTATTGTATGATGCAACGGCAACGGTAAACCTTGGACTAGAGTTTCGTCTCGCTCCAAAGTGGACATTGGATGTTTCCGGTAATTATAACGGGTGGACTTTCTCGGAGAATCGTAAGTGGAAACATTGGCTCGTGCAGCCGGAAGCCCGTTATTGGTTTTGTGACCGTTTTTCCGGGCATTTTTTGGGAGGACATCTTTTAGGTGGGAAATACAATGTCGGAAAGTTAAAAAACAATATTTCTTTTCTGGGGTCAGACTTTTCTCGTTTGAAGGATCGTCGTTACCAAGGATGGTTTCTTGGAATCGGGGCTGTTTATGGTTACTCGTGGATACTTTCTAAACATTGGAATTTCGAAGCGGAAATAGGTTTCGGGTATGTCTATACGCGGTATGATGTTTACCCTTGTACTTCATGTGGTACCAGTATGGCGAAAGATCGGACACATCACTATGTGGGGCCTACAAAGGCAGCTTTGAATTTTGTTTACTTGTTTTAA
- a CDS encoding DUF3868 domain-containing protein, translating to MRKIWCLSLLLLSCVASIYGQKFADGRGEVRNIDVVRGENSLFVSMTVDVSALDVASNRELLLIPVLRGGQDSIQLPFMIIAGRNRYYYHLRNTPVTDGIILERAGKTETINYRAVIPFENWMSTSALVMDESSCGCRGEEMGDDHRVTLFRFEPKVYTPVFVYLPPDVEPVKVREVKGSAYIDFPVNRTEIHEDYRNNPVELRKIRQTIDVVRNDPDVRITSLSIKGYASPEGTYANNTRLAKGRTATLKTYVRELYHFPDNVILTSYEPEDWSGLEAYVDSTNLKNRDAILALIRSNVEPDAKEKMIKSTYPEDYQFLLKNVYPGLRHSDYVVQYVVRTYTSAEEIRRIMKTQPQKLSLRELYLATRDLEPGSDEYNETFEIAVRMFPGDEVANLNAANAAMAKGDLKGAARYLDKAGDGKEAVYARGVYAALSGDYDSAMRFFAEAARGGIAEAEDALHQIEEVKNDQFK from the coding sequence ATGAGAAAGATATGGTGTTTAAGCTTGTTGCTATTATCATGCGTGGCAAGTATATATGGACAAAAATTTGCTGATGGTCGGGGAGAGGTAAGGAATATTGATGTGGTACGTGGGGAGAATTCCTTGTTTGTTTCGATGACCGTGGATGTGTCTGCTTTGGATGTTGCCAGTAATCGAGAGTTGCTCCTTATTCCGGTGTTAAGAGGGGGGCAAGATAGTATTCAACTTCCGTTTATGATTATTGCAGGGAGAAACCGGTATTATTATCATTTGCGTAACACTCCTGTTACGGACGGTATTATTTTAGAGCGTGCGGGTAAGACGGAGACGATTAATTACCGTGCAGTGATTCCTTTTGAAAACTGGATGTCGACGTCAGCGCTTGTGATGGACGAAAGTTCGTGCGGGTGTCGAGGTGAAGAGATGGGAGATGATCACCGTGTGACACTATTCCGGTTTGAACCGAAAGTTTACACGCCCGTGTTTGTTTATTTGCCTCCTGATGTTGAACCCGTGAAGGTGCGTGAGGTGAAAGGATCTGCTTACATTGATTTTCCTGTGAATCGTACGGAAATTCACGAAGATTACCGGAATAACCCGGTGGAATTACGAAAGATCAGGCAGACGATAGACGTGGTGCGGAATGATCCGGATGTTCGTATAACCTCGTTAAGTATCAAGGGGTACGCTTCTCCAGAGGGTACTTACGCTAACAATACCCGTCTTGCTAAGGGGAGAACGGCAACGTTGAAAACGTATGTGCGGGAGTTGTACCATTTCCCGGATAACGTAATCTTGACATCCTATGAACCGGAAGATTGGTCCGGGTTGGAAGCGTACGTGGATAGTACAAATTTGAAAAACCGGGATGCGATACTGGCACTTATCCGTTCGAACGTAGAACCGGATGCTAAGGAGAAAATGATAAAATCGACATATCCGGAGGATTATCAGTTCTTACTTAAAAATGTGTATCCCGGTTTACGGCACTCTGATTACGTGGTGCAATACGTGGTACGTACTTATACGAGTGCTGAAGAGATTCGTCGAATTATGAAAACTCAGCCTCAAAAACTTAGCCTCAGGGAGTTATATCTTGCTACACGGGATTTGGAACCGGGTAGTGATGAGTACAATGAGACATTTGAGATTGCCGTGAGGATGTTCCCGGGGGACGAGGTTGCCAACCTGAATGCCGCCAATGCCGCCATGGCAAAGGGTGACTTGAAGGGGGCTGCCCGTTATTTGGATAAAGCTGGAGACGGCAAAGAAGCGGTTTATGCTAGAGGGGTTTATGCTGCTCTTTCGGGGGATTACGACTCGGCAATGAGGTTTTTCGCTGAGGCTGCCCGAGGTGGTATAGCCGAAGCTGAAGATGCCCTGCACCAAATAGAAGAAGTAAAAAATGACCAATTTAAATAA
- a CDS encoding FimB/Mfa2 family fimbrial subunit: MQSRKRNIVSRIIGAALCVASMSFAFSSCENIYEDLDPCAHGVSLRFIYDYNMEFANAFPKKVDCLTLYIYDEKGNYVDTRVVTGPELRDESYRMTLDLEPGNYRFVAYGGMACEKSSFSMQTPTGGSEYRNARARMDEDCLTNPDRKKLHDMYWGQLTLTTADLYQEGVVEMMKNTNNIRIMLQQMNGDPVDDKDFDFEITDDNTLFACDNDLIPNGEIVYTPWARGQVSAGLMGNNKEVIMAYAEFSTSRLMLKNSPKLVIRRKADGGEVVNIPLNNYLLAFRSEFHRDMDKQEFLDRESEWSMLFFLDANHVWLKTEIKINDWVVRVNEIQE, from the coding sequence ATGCAAAGTAGAAAACGAAATATAGTTTCAAGAATCATCGGTGCGGCACTCTGTGTTGCATCGATGAGCTTTGCTTTCTCTTCGTGCGAGAATATATATGAAGATCTTGACCCATGCGCACACGGAGTATCGCTTCGTTTTATCTACGATTACAACATGGAGTTTGCCAATGCTTTCCCCAAAAAGGTGGATTGCTTGACGCTTTATATATACGATGAGAAAGGAAATTACGTGGATACTCGTGTGGTGACGGGACCGGAATTGCGGGACGAAAGTTACCGGATGACGTTGGACCTGGAGCCGGGGAATTATCGCTTCGTGGCTTACGGGGGAATGGCCTGCGAGAAAAGTTCTTTTTCCATGCAGACACCGACAGGGGGAAGCGAGTATCGCAATGCACGGGCAAGGATGGATGAGGATTGTTTGACGAATCCCGACCGAAAAAAATTGCACGATATGTATTGGGGGCAGCTTACGCTCACCACGGCGGACTTGTATCAAGAGGGGGTGGTGGAGATGATGAAGAACACGAACAATATCCGGATCATGTTGCAACAGATGAACGGCGATCCGGTAGATGACAAGGATTTTGATTTCGAAATTACGGATGACAACACGTTATTTGCTTGTGATAATGATTTAATCCCCAATGGTGAAATCGTGTACACGCCTTGGGCGAGAGGACAAGTTTCGGCAGGATTGATGGGGAATAACAAGGAGGTTATTATGGCGTATGCGGAGTTCTCGACTTCACGGCTGATGCTCAAAAATAGTCCGAAACTCGTGATTCGCCGGAAGGCGGATGGCGGGGAGGTAGTGAACATCCCGTTGAATAATTATTTGTTGGCGTTTAGGAGTGAGTTTCATCGAGATATGGACAAACAAGAATTCTTGGATCGGGAGAGCGAATGGTCGATGTTGTTTTTTCTTGATGCTAACCACGTGTGGTTGAAAACGGAGATAAAGATTAACGATTGGGTTGTTAGAGTCAATGAGATTCAAGAATGA
- the cobS gene encoding adenosylcobinamide-GDP ribazoletransferase, producing MRSLLAAIMMFTRLPLWRIVNVDKRYFTDVIKYWPLVGFLTGTVTGGVLWLAAQIVPLEVACILAIIARILLTGALHEDGLADFFDGFGGGTSKEKILAIMKDSHIGCYGTIGLVLYFILYYSLLSSFDPAMIFPIVIAADCFSKLCAAVMVNTLPYVRKEEESKIKLVYSKVRTFIFVIVGLITLIPFFFLKDASFCFAMIPAILTAIGLRFFLKIKIGGYTGDCCGASVLIIEQVFYLSVLVIWCRHQFLF from the coding sequence ATGCGTTCTCTTTTGGCAGCAATCATGATGTTTACTCGACTACCTTTATGGCGGATTGTCAACGTGGACAAGCGTTATTTCACGGATGTTATTAAATACTGGCCTTTGGTCGGTTTTTTGACGGGGACCGTGACGGGGGGTGTTTTATGGCTGGCGGCACAGATTGTGCCTTTGGAGGTGGCGTGTATTTTGGCGATTATTGCCCGAATCCTGTTGACTGGGGCATTGCACGAGGACGGGTTGGCGGACTTTTTTGACGGGTTTGGTGGAGGAACTTCTAAAGAGAAGATTCTAGCCATTATGAAAGATTCGCATATCGGGTGTTACGGGACCATCGGTTTAGTACTCTACTTTATTCTTTATTATTCCTTATTGTCTAGTTTCGACCCGGCCATGATTTTCCCGATCGTGATTGCGGCGGATTGTTTTTCGAAACTCTGTGCGGCCGTGATGGTAAATACGTTACCTTATGTCCGGAAAGAGGAAGAGAGTAAAATAAAACTTGTTTACAGCAAGGTACGCACGTTCATATTCGTGATCGTGGGATTGATCACCTTGATTCCCTTTTTCTTCCTGAAAGATGCAAGTTTCTGTTTCGCAATGATCCCCGCCATACTGACTGCCATCGGGTTGCGTTTCTTCTTGAAAATCAAGATCGGGGGGTACACGGGAGATTGTTGCGGTGCCTCCGTGTTAATCATCGAACAGGTCTTTTATCTGAGTGTGTTAGTGATTTGGTGTCGCCATCAATTTTTGTTTTAA